GCGCCACATCCTGGGCCAGATCATCCAGACGACCGAGCAGGCTCCAGGGATTCCGGAGGACCAGCAGAGCGGTCAACCCCAAATCGGCGGCCAGCCCCTGCCACTCCTGTTGCCCCATCTGGACCGCCACCCCATCGGTCACCTGTTGCAACGACACGCTCAGGGCCGTCCGTCCACCGCGGCTGGGTCGCTGCCGGGTGGCAATTTGCACCACGATATACTCACCCTCGCCGATTTGCTGCACCTGCCAATCCCTGTGCCCGTGGAAATACCCCACGAGCGCCTGGGCCAGGTCCTGAGGCGTGAACTGGCCGTGATAGAATCGCGTCTCCATGACAGAATGGATTATAATCCGATTCGTCACAAAACTCCATGGGGTACGGCGTCTTGCCCGGCCTGCCGGCTGAAGGCCGGAGGAAGGACAACCGGGCCGTCCCCGATCACGGAAACACCGAGGAGCCTCGCATGAGACGCCACATTTTGCCAGGGATAGGGCTGTTCGTCAGCCTTTTGGCCGCCGCGTGGCTGGCACTACCCAGCGCCACCGCCCATCCGCTGGCCCAGGAAACCCCCATCCCCACCCTGACGGGCACTCCCGTGGGCGCGCTGGTGAAAATCGTCGGTGGGGGCGAGTTGCAAATCCATGTCCGCTCCGGGCCGGGGACGGCCTTTCCCCTGGTGGGGATCCTGGTGGTGGGCCAGGAAGTGCCTGCGCTGGGGCGCTCGCCCGGCGGCGACTGGATCAAAGTGGTGTACCCCGGAGCGCCCGATGGAACGGGCTGGGTCTTTTCTCCTTACACCCGTCTGATCCAGGGCGAACTGCCCATCCTGGAAATCCCCCCAACCCCCGTGCCGGACACCCCCACGCCGGACCCCACGCTGGCGGCCCAATTCCAACTGGCGCCGCCGCCCACCCGTCTGCCCACCTTTACCCCGGCACCTACCCTGGCCAGCATCACCTTCCCCCAGGAAAGCGTGCCGCTGGAAGAGCGGTTCCCCGTGGGGTTGGTGGTGGCTACGCTGATGTCCTTGGGCTTGCTGGGTCTGCTGGCCTCCTACCTGCGAGGGCGCTGAAATGTTCCCCCTGGCTGGCCTGCTTTTAGGTGCGCTGAGCGGCCTGCTGGTAAGCGCCCTGGCGGATGTATTCGTGGCAGCCGCCACGGCCCCCGAGGAGGTGTGGGCCGCCTGTGTCGCAGCGGATTCCGGGGGGCGGGGCTTCTGGCGCTGCCGGCTTTTGAACTGGCGCTACGGCTTCCACCAAACCGGAAGGCTTTGGCGACGCCAGGGATGGCGTCAGCCGCGTCTCTGGCTCACCGTGACCCTGCTGGCCGCGTTGGGTCACTGGCTGGCGCAAACGCCAACCTCCTGGGGCTTTATGCCCCTGCTCCTCTCTGCGGCCTTTTTCGCTTTGGTGGCCGTGGTGGACGCCGAGACCCACCTCGTGCCTTACGAGGAGGCGCTGTTGGGGCTGCTGCTGGGCCTGAGCGTTGGAGTACACCGGCACGGACTCCTCGGCACGCTCACGGGCGTGCTGGGTGGCGCGCTCGTCATGGGCCTCCTCTACTGGGCAGGGGAAATTTACACCCGCTGGCAGGCCCGTCGCCGGGGCGAGCCCCCCCAGGACGAGCCGGCCCTAGGCTTTGGCGATGTGTACCTCAGCGGGGTGCTGGGGGCCTTCCTGGGCTGGCCCGGCGTGCTGGCAGCCCTCACCCTAGGGGCCCTGCTGATGGGAGGATTCATCTTGCTCTTGGGGCTGGCGCTCCTGCTGCGCCAGCGCTCCTTGCGCGGTTTCGGCAGCCGGTTTCTGCCTATGGGCCCTTTTCTGGTCATGGCCACCTTCTGGCTGATGGTGACGGCCTGAACCACAATCTGCCAGAAACCCTTGACCTTCTGGTGTCCTCAGGTAGAATAAAAATGCACGGGGCAGTGGCGGAATGGCAAACGCAGCGGACTTAAAATCCGCCGGGCTTCGGCCCTTGTGGGTTCGACTCCCACCTGCCCTACTTCGCGACCTTCCCGGCACCCCGCGTCCTCGTGCGCGGGGTTTCGCGTTTCGCTTCCCCGGCCCAAGGAGGCAACCATGACCAGGCGACGCATCGGCATCCTCACCGGCGGCGGTGATGCCCCCGGCCTGAACGCAGTCATCCGCGCCGTGGTGTACACGGCGCAAAAGGCCTTTGGCTGGGAGGTGTGGGGCATCCGGGACGGCTTTGAGGGTTTTCTGCGACCTGATGGCGCCTTTCGCCTCACCGCCGAACATGTTCACGGCATCCTGCCCCGGGGCGGCACCATCTTAGGCGCGGCCAACCGGGGCAACCCCTTCGCCCGTAAGGTCATCCGCGACGGCCAGGAAGTCATCGAAGACGCCTCAAACCAGATCGTGCAGCGCGTGGCCGAGTTGGGCCTGGACGCCCTGATCGTGGTGGGCGGCGACGGCACCTTAGGCGCGGCCCGCGACCTGGCCCGTCTGGGGCTGCCCATCGTGGGCATCCCCAAGACCATCGACAACGATGTGCCCGGCACCGAGGCCACTATTGGCTTCGACACAGCGGTCAACACGGCTGTGGAGGCCCTCGACCGGCTGCACTTCACCGCCGAGGCCCACCATCGCGTCATGGTGGTGGAACTCATGGGCCGTAACACCGGGTTCATCGCCCTCAAGGCCGGGCTGGCCGGAGGAGCCGATGTGATCCTCATCCCCGAAATCCCCTTCCGTTTCGAGGCGGTGTGCGCCAAGGTAAAACGCCGGGCTGCTGCCGGACGGCCCTTCAGCATCCTGGCCGTGGCCGAGGGAGCCTACCCGCGCGAAGGGCAGCCTGTGTTCCGCACCACCGGCGACGCCATCTACAGCCCCCGTCTGGGAGGCATTGGCAGCCAGGTGGCCGCTTACCTCAACGAACACTGCAGCGAAAGCCGCGTCCTGGTGTTGGGCCATCTGCAACGGGGCGGCGTCCCCTCGGCTCTCGACCGCTGGCTGGCGACTCACTTCGGCCACGAAGCCGTGCGCCTGGTGGACCGCCGTGCCTGGGGCCACATGGTGGCCCTGCGGGGCCACGAGGTGATCCGCCTCCTGCTGGAAGAGGCCTTGCAGCAACCCAAACGGGTGGACCCCCACGGCGCTGAAGTGCAAACCGCCCGCGATTTGGGCATTGCCTTTGGCGACGAGGAAGGATAGGAAGGATAGGAAAAACCATGCCCAAACGATTCCTTTCCATTGAAGACGCCTTTCGCTTCCTGGAGGAGCACTTTCTCCCCGAGAAAGCCACCGAAACCGATGTGACCGTCCAGTTGCACCTCACTGGCGAAGGGGGCGGCGACTGGTTCATCCGCATCCAGGGCGGGCAGTTAAAGGTGGTGCCCGGCGTGGCCGAAGGCATGCCCGACCTGACCGTCACTGTGAACACCGCCGACTACCTGGCGCTGCTCAACGGCGAGATGGACCCGCTGGCGGCGTACCTGCGCGGCAGGGTGCAGGTGCAGGGCGAAGTGAAGTTGGTGTACCGGCTTCAGTACCTGTTCCGCCTGCCGGAGGCATGAGCATGGCCTGGGCGTTGGGGCTCATCGGTTACCCTTTGGGCCACAGCCTTTCGCCTCGCTTGCATCGAGCGGCTCTGGCCGCGCTGGGGCAGACCGGCGATTACCGGCTATACGAAGTGCCGCCGGAAGACGAGGATGCGCTACGCCGCCTGATGGACGCGCTGCGCCAGGGCACGCTGCACGGCCTCAATGTGACCATCCCCCACAAGCAGCGAGCAGCCGCCTTGGTCGACGCCCTCACCCCCACGGCGCAGGCCATCGGTGCAGTGAACACGCTCTTCGTCCGGGAAAGCCGGGTATGGGGCGACAACACCGATGCCCCCGGCTTCTGGGCCGACCTGAGGGTGCAACTGCCCAAGGCCACGGCGCAGCCCGGCGTGGCCTTGGTGCTGGGTGCGGGCGGCGCGGCGCGGGCCGTGGTCTATGCCCTGCTGAGTCGCGGCTGGCGGGTGCGGGTGGTGGCCCGCCGCCCCACCCAGGCGCAGGCCCTGTGTGAGCACCTGAGCGCCGCCACAGCCCCCCCTTTTTGCTCTCCGGTGGTCTGGGAAACCCTTGCTGATTGGCTACGCGAAACGCCCGACCTCATCGTCAACACCACCCCTGTCGGCATGGCGCCCCACGCCGAAGCCTCGCCCTGGCCCGCCGCCTTACCCTGGCCGCGCAACGCAGCCCTCTACGACCTGGTGTACAACCCCCGCCCCACCGCCCTGGTGCGCCAGGCCCGCGCCGCCGGTCTCCCCGCCGTTGACGGCCTGGGGATGCTCATCGAGCAAGCCGCCCTGGCCTTCGAGCGTTGGACCGGGCTCCGCGCCCCGCGCGAGGCCCTGGGACAGGCCGCCACCGCCCCACCAAGGAGCGACACATGAACGAAACAGTGCTGCGCGGCTTACGGGTGCTCTTCCCCCGCCTAAAGCGCATACCCATTGTGCGCATCCACGGCCGAGGCAACCGCCTACAGTACCGGGGCGCGGTGCTGCTGGGGGTGGTCTTCGACATCCACGGCGACGACAACGAAATCACCATCGCGCCGGGCGCCTTCCTGCGCGGGGTGCGCTTCCATCTCCGCGGTTCGGGGCATCGGGTGCACATCGGCGCAGGAGTGCGCATCAGCCGCCGCGCCGAACTGTGGCTGGAGGACGAAGGCGGCGAACTGACCATCGGCCCCGGCACCACCATCGTCAGCGCCCACCTGGCCGTCACCGAGCCGGGGTCGCGGCTGGTCATCGGCCCGGACTGCATGTTGGCCACCGACATCGAAATCCGCACCGGCGACTCCCACGCCATCTTCGACGCTCAGACTGGCGAGCGGTTGAACCCGGCTGCCGATGTGGTGCTGGAGGAGCACGTGTGGGTGGGCGCGCGGGCCATCATCCTTAAAGGCTGCCGCATCGGTAAAGGCTCGGTGGTCGCCGCCGGGGCGGTGGTCACCCAGTCCTGCCCGCCACAGAGCATCGTGGCGGGGAATCCCGCCCGCGTCATCCGGCAAGGCATCGTCTGGACGCGCCATCGGCAGGCGAAGATAGACCACGGATGACGCGGAGGGCACGGATGGACACGGATTTTTCCCTTTTATCCCTCGAAGTGACCAAGCAACCAATCACCAGGTAACTAAACAACCATGCTCCGCATCCTACGCTTCCTCACCGCTGGCGAATCCCACGGCCCGGCCCTGCTCACCATCCTCGAAGGGCTGCCGGCCGGGCTGCCCGTGGACCCCGCTGCCCTGAACGCCGAACTGGCCCGCCGCCAGCGCGGCGTGGGCAGCGGCCCTCGAATGCGCATCGAACGCGACCGCGCCGAAATCCTCAGCGGCGTGCTGGAAGGCCACACCACCGGCGCGCCGGTCGCCCTGCGCATCGTCAACCGCGACCACGCCAAATGGCGCGGCCGACCCATCCCGCCCTTCACCGCGCCCCGCCCCGGCCACGCCGACCTGAGCGCCGCCCTGAAGTACGGCTACCGCGACCTGCGGCCAGCCCTGGAACGGGCCTCGGCCCGCGAAACCGCCGCCCGCGTGGCCGTGGGCGCCTTGGCCAAACAACTTTTGGCCGCCCTGGGCATCACCGTGGGCGGCTATGTGCGCGCCATCGGCCCCGTCGAAGCTGACCTGAGCGCCATCCCCCTGGCCGAGCGGCCCGCCCGCGCTGAAAAACACCCCACCCGCTGCCCCGACCCCCAGGCCGCTCAGGCCATGCAGGAGGCCATCGAAGAGATCATCCGCCGCCGCGACACCTTAGGCGGTGTCATCGAGATCGTCGCCCTGGGCGTGCCCCCCGGCCTGGGCAGCCATGTGCACTGGGACCGCCGCCTGGACGCTCGTCTGGCCGCGGCGGTGATGAGCGTCCAGGCCATCAAAGGCGTCGAAATCGGCCCGGCCTTCGCCAACGCCCGCCTTCCCGGCACCCAGGCCCACGACCCCATCCGCCAGCAAGGTCGCCGCCTGGTGCGCCCCACCAACCGCGCCGGTGGCATTGAAGGCGGCATCTCCAACGGCCAGCCCATCGTGGTCCGCGCGGCCATGAAGCCCATCGCCACCACCCTTACCCCCCAACCCACCGTGGATCTGGCCGCCGGTGCCGAAACGCCCACCCACTACGAGCGCTCCGACTTCTGCCCTGTGCCCCGTGCCGTGCCCGTGCTGGAGGCGATGGTGGCCTTAGTGCTGGCCGATGCCCTGCTGGAGAAACTGGGCGGCGACACCTTCGACGAACTCCAAACCCGCCTGGCTGCCTTGCGCCAACCCCGTCTGGACGACCTGCCCCAGGACGGCACCCCGCACATCTTCTGGCCCGACGATACTTGGGAGGACACGCCATGAGAATCGCTATCACTGGGGGAACCGGCCTGATCGGCCGCGCCTTGGGGGAAGCCTTGTTGGCCGAGGGCCATACCGTCATTGTGTTCACCCGCCGTCCGGACCTCGTGGACCGGCTGCCCCCAGGGGCTCAACCCGCCCCCTGGACACCCGCTGACCCCGACCGCTTGGCCGAGGTGCTACGCGGCGCCGACGCCGTGGTCAACCTGGTGGGCGAGAACATTGCCGCCGGGCGCTGGACCAGGGCCCGCAAGGAACGCATCCGCCGCAGCCGCGTCGAGGCCGGGGAAGCCCTGAGCGCCGCCCTGGCCGCCCTACCCGCCGCCGAGCGCCCTCGCGTGCTGCTCCAGGCCTCGGCCGTGGGCTACTACGGCCCGCGGGACGACGACGAACCGGTGACCGAAGCCGCCCCGCCGGGGAACGACTTCCTCGCCCAGGTCACTGTAGCGTGGGAGGCCAGCACCGCACCGGTGGAGGCTTTGGGCGTGCGCCGGGCCATCCTGCGCACAGGCGTGGTGCTCAGCCCGCGCGGCGGCGCCCTGCCCCTGATGGCCCTGCCTGTGCGCCTGTTCGTGGGCGGCAAACTGGGCTCCGGCCGCCAATGGGTGCCCTGGATCCACATCGCCGATGAAGTGGCCGCCATCCGCTTCCTGCTGGAACGCGAGGACGCCCAGGGCTCCTTCAACCTCTGTGCTCCCAACCCGGTCACCAACGCCGAGATGATGCGGGCCCTCGGCCGGGTGCTCCACCGCCCCGTATGGCTGCCGGTGCCCGCCTTCGCCTTGCGGCTGGCCCTGGGCGAGATGAGCGCCACCGTGCTCACCGGCCAGCGCACCGTGCCCCAGCGGCTACAGGAACTGGGCTTCCCCTTTCGTTATCCCCGCCTCCTGCCCGCGCTAGAAGACCTGCTGACGAAGTAAGCGCCGGCACAACAACGGTCATTTGCGGCTTGCTTTTCCCGGCAAGTTATGCTATGGTGTAAAAGAAATCGTGGCCGATAAGGAGTTCCCCATGAACCAGCGTCACCCGCCGGCTCTGGCCATTGAAGAGATATTGCGGGCCATTGAAGACATCCATCATGCCGGACGCCGATTGCAAACCGAACTTTCTCCCGAGGCCCTCTCCCAATGGGCCGCCTCGTTGCATCGCCTGGAAAACCTCCTGGCGAAACACCGCCCTCTTCTCGAGCGCCTGCCCGGCGAAGAAATCCTCCAGGGCCTCGCACAAAGACTTGAGGGGCAACCCTCGCCACCTTCTTCCGGCGCCTCTTCGCCCCCCCAAATCCTCATCGTGGAAGACGAAGCCGACACGGCCGAGATGTTCGCCGAGATGTTGGGGTTGCAGGGCTACCAGGTGGAGAAAATCTACCGGGCCGAGGCCGCCATGGAGTACCTCAAACAGCA
This portion of the Anaerolineae bacterium genome encodes:
- a CDS encoding TIGR01777 family protein, producing MRIAITGGTGLIGRALGEALLAEGHTVIVFTRRPDLVDRLPPGAQPAPWTPADPDRLAEVLRGADAVVNLVGENIAAGRWTRARKERIRRSRVEAGEALSAALAALPAAERPRVLLQASAVGYYGPRDDDEPVTEAAPPGNDFLAQVTVAWEASTAPVEALGVRRAILRTGVVLSPRGGALPLMALPVRLFVGGKLGSGRQWVPWIHIADEVAAIRFLLEREDAQGSFNLCAPNPVTNAEMMRALGRVLHRPVWLPVPAFALRLALGEMSATVLTGQRTVPQRLQELGFPFRYPRLLPALEDLLTK
- a CDS encoding response regulator, giving the protein MNQRHPPALAIEEILRAIEDIHHAGRRLQTELSPEALSQWAASLHRLENLLAKHRPLLERLPGEEILQGLAQRLEGQPSPPSSGASSPPQILIVEDEADTAEMFAEMLGLQGYQVEKIYRAEAAMEYLKQHHPDAIVLDIMMPLVSGLEVLRFVRQTPRLRDIPVVIVSAKAIPSEIQEVLNAGANAYLTKPITFAEFVDTLNALVKGQTP
- the aroE gene encoding shikimate dehydrogenase, producing the protein MAWALGLIGYPLGHSLSPRLHRAALAALGQTGDYRLYEVPPEDEDALRRLMDALRQGTLHGLNVTIPHKQRAAALVDALTPTAQAIGAVNTLFVRESRVWGDNTDAPGFWADLRVQLPKATAQPGVALVLGAGGAARAVVYALLSRGWRVRVVARRPTQAQALCEHLSAATAPPFCSPVVWETLADWLRETPDLIVNTTPVGMAPHAEASPWPAALPWPRNAALYDLVYNPRPTALVRQARAAGLPAVDGLGMLIEQAALAFERWTGLRAPREALGQAATAPPRSDT
- the aroC gene encoding chorismate synthase, giving the protein MLRILRFLTAGESHGPALLTILEGLPAGLPVDPAALNAELARRQRGVGSGPRMRIERDRAEILSGVLEGHTTGAPVALRIVNRDHAKWRGRPIPPFTAPRPGHADLSAALKYGYRDLRPALERASARETAARVAVGALAKQLLAALGITVGGYVRAIGPVEADLSAIPLAERPARAEKHPTRCPDPQAAQAMQEAIEEIIRRRDTLGGVIEIVALGVPPGLGSHVHWDRRLDARLAAAVMSVQAIKGVEIGPAFANARLPGTQAHDPIRQQGRRLVRPTNRAGGIEGGISNGQPIVVRAAMKPIATTLTPQPTVDLAAGAETPTHYERSDFCPVPRAVPVLEAMVALVLADALLEKLGGDTFDELQTRLAALRQPRLDDLPQDGTPHIFWPDDTWEDTP
- a CDS encoding acyltransferase encodes the protein MNETVLRGLRVLFPRLKRIPIVRIHGRGNRLQYRGAVLLGVVFDIHGDDNEITIAPGAFLRGVRFHLRGSGHRVHIGAGVRISRRAELWLEDEGGELTIGPGTTIVSAHLAVTEPGSRLVIGPDCMLATDIEIRTGDSHAIFDAQTGERLNPAADVVLEEHVWVGARAIILKGCRIGKGSVVAAGAVVTQSCPPQSIVAGNPARVIRQGIVWTRHRQAKIDHG
- a CDS encoding SH3 domain-containing protein, with the protein product MRRHILPGIGLFVSLLAAAWLALPSATAHPLAQETPIPTLTGTPVGALVKIVGGGELQIHVRSGPGTAFPLVGILVVGQEVPALGRSPGGDWIKVVYPGAPDGTGWVFSPYTRLIQGELPILEIPPTPVPDTPTPDPTLAAQFQLAPPPTRLPTFTPAPTLASITFPQESVPLEERFPVGLVVATLMSLGLLGLLASYLRGR
- a CDS encoding ATP-dependent 6-phosphofructokinase, with amino-acid sequence MTRRRIGILTGGGDAPGLNAVIRAVVYTAQKAFGWEVWGIRDGFEGFLRPDGAFRLTAEHVHGILPRGGTILGAANRGNPFARKVIRDGQEVIEDASNQIVQRVAELGLDALIVVGGDGTLGAARDLARLGLPIVGIPKTIDNDVPGTEATIGFDTAVNTAVEALDRLHFTAEAHHRVMVVELMGRNTGFIALKAGLAGGADVILIPEIPFRFEAVCAKVKRRAAAGRPFSILAVAEGAYPREGQPVFRTTGDAIYSPRLGGIGSQVAAYLNEHCSESRVLVLGHLQRGGVPSALDRWLATHFGHEAVRLVDRRAWGHMVALRGHEVIRLLLEEALQQPKRVDPHGAEVQTARDLGIAFGDEEG
- a CDS encoding zinc ribbon domain-containing protein, which encodes METRFYHGQFTPQDLAQALVGYFHGHRDWQVQQIGEGEYIVVQIATRQRPSRGGRTALSVSLQQVTDGVAVQMGQQEWQGLAADLGLTALLVLRNPWSLLGRLDDLAQDVALLSLADQVWEVLDVAVKAWGGGMRLSERLRRVVCAYCGTANEVGKGRCVACGAPLGTVQPRTCPHCGFVVQAEETVCPNCGQKLT
- a CDS encoding SCP2 sterol-binding domain-containing protein, producing the protein MPKRFLSIEDAFRFLEEHFLPEKATETDVTVQLHLTGEGGGDWFIRIQGGQLKVVPGVAEGMPDLTVTVNTADYLALLNGEMDPLAAYLRGRVQVQGEVKLVYRLQYLFRLPEA